Proteins encoded in a region of the Flavobacterium sp. MDT1-60 genome:
- a CDS encoding acyl-CoA-binding protein yields the protein MTEKDLDTRFSEAVEIALKMTQSSLPQDVQLRLYAYYKQATFGTAVYNQSENFDLRDAFKTNAWMQISHISIDEAKENYIEIINSLTSK from the coding sequence ATGACCGAAAAAGATTTAGATACTCGTTTTTCAGAGGCTGTAGAAATCGCTTTAAAAATGACTCAGTCCTCACTGCCACAAGATGTGCAGTTAAGGCTGTATGCTTATTACAAACAGGCTACTTTTGGAACGGCTGTATACAATCAATCTGAGAATTTTGATTTACGCGATGCGTTTAAAACAAATGCGTGGATGCAAATTAGTCATATATCAATTGACGAAGCAAAAGAAAACTATATCGAAATTATAAATTCTCTAACATCAAAATAA
- a CDS encoding superoxide dismutase, which translates to MKKKFIRFSILTSFFVLFSCNDSNKLTEVVEVPLPTKEEKITIGTPDDIKADPGSFELTKLTFTYDGLAPDIRSLTLETHYSKHYLSYTNNLNKEIVSTEFENMPIEDILKKMDLSNAKLRQNAGGYYNHTMYFNLLTPKEQTPKDTLAGSINKEFGSFNNLTNQFKAMATKQFGSGWVWLVVDRYGKLQVSLTGDQDNPLMKNALIPGTPIMGIDLWEHAYYLDYQNRKGSYIDAFYKHINWEKVNENYKEALKKVKKV; encoded by the coding sequence ATGAAGAAAAAATTTATTCGTTTTAGTATTTTAACTTCATTCTTCGTATTATTTTCTTGTAATGATAGCAATAAACTAACCGAAGTTGTTGAGGTTCCACTGCCAACAAAAGAAGAAAAAATAACGATCGGCACACCTGATGATATAAAAGCAGATCCCGGTTCGTTTGAACTTACCAAATTGACGTTTACTTATGATGGACTAGCTCCTGATATACGTTCTCTTACTTTAGAAACACATTATTCAAAACATTATTTATCCTATACGAATAATTTAAATAAAGAGATTGTTTCGACGGAATTTGAAAACATGCCGATTGAAGATATCCTGAAAAAAATGGATCTTAGTAACGCTAAACTTCGTCAAAATGCGGGAGGTTATTACAACCATACCATGTATTTTAATCTTTTGACACCAAAAGAGCAAACTCCAAAAGACACTTTAGCAGGTTCTATAAATAAAGAATTTGGTTCTTTTAATAATCTAACGAACCAATTTAAAGCTATGGCTACAAAACAATTTGGATCGGGATGGGTTTGGCTAGTCGTTGACAGGTATGGAAAACTTCAGGTAAGTCTTACAGGGGATCAGGATAATCCATTAATGAAAAACGCTTTGATACCCGGAACTCCAATAATGGGAATTGATTTATGGGAACACGCTTATTATCTCGATTATCAAAATAGAAAAGGAAGTTATATTGATGCTTTTTACAAACATATTAATTGGGAAAAAGTAAATGAAAATTATAAAGAGGCTTTGAAGAAAGTCAAAAAAGTATAA
- a CDS encoding alpha-amylase family glycosyl hydrolase: MINKRFIVAGMAVTVLFSACKTKDLKMNTAREESTTEKKIVVYQVFTRLFGNKNTTNKPWGTIEENGVGKFNDFTDTALHEIKDLGVTYIWYTGVPHHALVRDYTAYGISNDDPEVVKGRAGSPYAVKDYYNVNPDLAVNPANRLQEFEALISRTHKAGLKLIIDIVPNHIARKYEGKNNPEGVRDFGADDDVNVEYKRDNNFYYIPKNHFEIPDGDIPLNGEKNLMIDGVFDENPAKWTGNGSRKVKPDQNDWYETVKVNYGIRPDGSKDFPELPAGFDQKSYEEHFVFWQDKDVPDSWKKFKSIALYWTAKGVDGFRYDMAEMVPYEFWSYMNSAIKMKNPKAFLLAEVYNPNEYRNYIRLGKMDYLYDKVETYDKLKDIIKGKSSPDGLSDIQKGMSDIEHHMLHFLDNHDEQRLASPEFAGNAERGKPLMVVSTTISTSPTMVYFGQEVGEAGNENAGFGTHSRTSIFDYIGVPNHQRWMNEGKFDGGQLSDSEKNLRDFYKRLLNFSVNSSALMGSFQEIQSVNRQNNAGYDQLLYSYVRWSENQKLIIVANFSSEKTSEFDLKVPSDIISKWNLKDGEYKLTDQLYQKNTVQLKVINGEGITKVKIAPSESFIFELK; the protein is encoded by the coding sequence ATGATAAATAAACGATTTATAGTTGCAGGAATGGCTGTAACCGTGCTGTTTTCGGCATGTAAAACAAAAGATTTAAAAATGAATACTGCTAGAGAAGAAAGTACTACAGAAAAGAAAATTGTGGTGTATCAGGTTTTTACACGCTTATTTGGAAATAAAAACACAACAAACAAACCTTGGGGGACCATTGAAGAAAACGGAGTCGGAAAATTTAATGATTTTACGGATACAGCGCTTCACGAAATTAAAGATTTGGGTGTAACCTATATTTGGTATACTGGCGTTCCTCATCATGCCTTAGTTCGAGATTATACAGCTTACGGAATTTCAAATGATGATCCTGAAGTAGTAAAAGGCCGCGCCGGATCGCCTTATGCAGTTAAGGATTATTATAACGTAAATCCAGATTTGGCTGTAAATCCAGCGAATAGATTACAAGAATTTGAAGCACTGATCAGTCGTACGCATAAGGCTGGTTTAAAGTTAATTATTGATATTGTGCCAAATCATATTGCCCGAAAATATGAAGGCAAGAATAATCCTGAAGGTGTAAGGGATTTTGGTGCAGATGATGATGTAAATGTGGAGTATAAAAGAGATAATAATTTTTATTACATACCGAAAAACCATTTTGAAATTCCAGATGGTGATATTCCATTAAATGGAGAAAAAAATCTGATGATTGATGGTGTATTTGATGAAAATCCTGCAAAATGGACGGGAAATGGTTCACGAAAAGTAAAGCCGGATCAAAACGATTGGTATGAAACGGTAAAGGTTAATTACGGAATTCGTCCGGATGGTTCTAAAGATTTTCCTGAACTTCCGGCCGGATTTGATCAAAAGTCTTATGAGGAACATTTTGTTTTTTGGCAAGATAAGGACGTTCCGGATTCGTGGAAGAAATTCAAATCTATTGCCTTATACTGGACAGCCAAAGGAGTTGATGGTTTTAGATATGATATGGCTGAAATGGTTCCGTACGAATTTTGGAGTTATATGAACTCGGCAATCAAAATGAAAAATCCAAAAGCTTTCTTATTGGCTGAAGTTTACAATCCAAATGAATATCGCAATTATATTCGTTTAGGAAAAATGGATTATTTATATGATAAAGTAGAAACTTACGATAAGTTGAAAGATATTATTAAGGGGAAATCGTCTCCGGATGGTTTGTCAGATATTCAAAAAGGGATGTCGGATATCGAACATCATATGCTTCATTTTTTAGATAATCATGATGAACAACGTCTGGCAAGTCCTGAATTTGCAGGAAATGCTGAACGCGGAAAACCTTTGATGGTTGTTTCGACTACAATTAGTACGTCACCAACAATGGTTTATTTTGGACAGGAAGTAGGAGAGGCCGGAAATGAAAATGCGGGTTTCGGAACGCATTCCAGAACTTCTATTTTTGATTATATTGGAGTTCCAAATCATCAGCGTTGGATGAATGAAGGAAAGTTTGATGGAGGACAGCTTTCTGATTCAGAGAAAAATTTGCGTGATTTTTACAAACGATTATTGAATTTTTCAGTTAATAGCTCTGCCTTGATGGGAAGTTTCCAGGAAATTCAATCTGTAAATCGTCAGAATAATGCCGGCTATGATCAATTACTTTATTCGTATGTTCGTTGGTCTGAAAATCAGAAGTTAATAATTGTTGCTAATTTTTCTTCTGAAAAAACAAGTGAGTTTGATTTAAAAGTCCCATCTGATATTATTTCAAAATGGAATTTAAAGGATGGGGAATATAAATTAACAGATCAATTATATCAAAAGAATACAGTTCAGCTGAAAGTAATTAATGGAGAGGGAATTACAAAAGTAAAAATTGCACCTTCAGAATCATTTATTTTTGAGTTGAAATAA
- a CDS encoding OstA-like protein, which translates to MKKSLFFISYCLLLLSVQSIFAQAPKKIIVENADFSDVNQELMPDALLLTGNVKVNHDGVVLTCNKAYFFQKENYLKAFGNVQLVQGDTLYLNSKYAEYNGNIKKAFATGNAVMTSPDATLATDTINFDRNVQEVFYNTKGTIVNKDNTLVSKSGRYYVAEKKFQFLTEVTLTNPKYVVKSNHLDYYSNSGHTYLLGPSTITSKANYIYTEKGFYDTKKNLAHFLRKSYIKYDDRLIEGDSLYYNRNTEFASATRNVKITDSINRGIVKGHYAEVYKLKDSMFVTKRAVAVNFVDNDSVYIHGKKLMVTGKEGERILRAYNNVRFFKIDMSGKCDSIHSNSKTALTKLIGNPILWNGDNQITGDVMHLIGDNTTKKLDSLKVLNNTFLISRDTLGTGFNQVKGLNLFGKFRDGKLHDVDVIKNTEVIYYSRNEANELVGINKSVSSKINLILENNAIETITFFKNVDGDIYPEIDLPENARKLRGFVWRGDERIKSKDDIFTAEDNEMNDKLIQEGKDQEAKDKDVPMQVRKETLDYDKKKPAVKTSTAKAETTKTSTKTKK; encoded by the coding sequence TTGAAGAAATCACTGTTTTTCATATCTTATTGCTTACTTCTTTTAAGTGTTCAGAGCATTTTTGCGCAGGCGCCTAAAAAAATTATTGTAGAAAATGCCGATTTTTCTGATGTCAATCAAGAATTAATGCCAGATGCACTTCTACTTACAGGAAATGTAAAGGTAAATCATGACGGTGTTGTACTAACTTGCAATAAAGCATATTTTTTTCAAAAAGAAAATTATCTTAAAGCTTTTGGTAATGTACAATTGGTTCAGGGTGATACTTTATATTTAAATAGTAAATATGCCGAATATAACGGGAACATAAAAAAAGCATTTGCTACCGGAAATGCCGTTATGACCTCTCCAGATGCAACTTTAGCAACTGATACCATCAATTTTGACCGAAATGTTCAGGAGGTTTTTTATAACACAAAAGGGACAATCGTTAATAAGGATAACACTCTGGTTAGTAAATCTGGAAGATATTATGTAGCCGAAAAAAAGTTTCAGTTTTTGACAGAAGTAACACTAACGAATCCTAAATATGTTGTAAAATCAAATCATTTGGATTACTACAGTAATTCAGGACACACCTATTTACTTGGCCCATCAACTATTACAAGTAAAGCTAATTATATTTATACCGAAAAAGGCTTTTATGACACCAAGAAAAATCTGGCGCACTTCCTCAGAAAATCTTATATAAAATACGATGACCGCCTTATAGAAGGCGACAGTTTGTATTACAATCGGAATACGGAATTTGCATCGGCAACACGAAATGTAAAAATTACTGATTCTATTAATCGCGGAATTGTAAAAGGACATTACGCTGAAGTTTATAAGTTAAAAGACTCCATGTTTGTAACCAAAAGAGCTGTCGCAGTTAATTTTGTAGATAATGATTCGGTTTATATTCATGGAAAAAAATTAATGGTTACAGGAAAAGAGGGCGAACGAATTTTGAGAGCTTACAACAATGTTCGTTTCTTTAAAATAGATATGAGTGGTAAATGTGATTCAATACATTCTAATTCTAAAACTGCCTTAACAAAATTGATAGGAAATCCAATTCTATGGAATGGTGATAATCAAATTACTGGCGATGTAATGCATTTAATTGGAGATAATACTACCAAAAAATTAGATTCCCTAAAAGTTCTCAATAACACTTTCCTGATCTCGCGGGACACTCTTGGAACAGGATTTAATCAGGTAAAAGGGCTCAATTTATTTGGAAAATTCAGGGACGGAAAACTTCATGATGTTGATGTTATCAAAAATACCGAAGTTATATATTATTCGCGAAATGAGGCCAATGAACTTGTGGGAATTAATAAAAGCGTAAGCAGTAAAATCAATCTTATTTTAGAAAATAATGCTATTGAAACCATTACTTTTTTTAAGAATGTTGACGGCGATATTTATCCGGAAATCGATTTACCTGAAAATGCCCGAAAATTAAGAGGTTTCGTCTGGCGAGGTGATGAAAGAATAAAGTCGAAAGATGATATTTTTACCGCCGAGGATAATGAAATGAACGACAAATTAATTCAGGAAGGAAAAGACCAGGAAGCAAAAGACAAAGATGTCCCGATGCAAGTCAGAAAAGAAACACTTGACTACGACAAAAAGAAACCTGCAGTTAAAACAAGTACTGCTAAAGCAGAAACTACAAAAACCAGTACAAAGACTAAGAAGTAG
- a CDS encoding aspartate aminotransferase family protein has translation MNSDFIKYQAQTSPYPLGMEVSHAIGSYIYDTNNKKYLDFVAGVSACTLGHQHPRINQAIKDQLDKYSHVMVYGEYSQSPAVQYCKLLASLLPESLNKTYLVNSGTEAIEGALKLAKRTTGRSQLISCHNAYHGNTMGSMSVMGFEERKQAFRPLLPDVDFITFNNEEDLQKITTRTAAILLETIQGGAGFIQPENNFLQKVRKRCDEVGAMMIVDEIQPGFGRTGKLFGFQNYDVVPDIVVMGKGMGGGMPVGAFTSSAEKMDLLTENPKLGHITTFGGHPVIASACLATLQELTETNLIQETLEKEKLFRSLLVHPLIKEVRGKGLMLAAMTETAEITNQVILNCQDKGLILFWLLFEGCAIRITPPLTISEEEIKEGCAIILNIMDEIMKKSKS, from the coding sequence ATGAATTCAGATTTTATAAAATACCAGGCACAAACTTCTCCCTATCCACTCGGAATGGAAGTTTCGCATGCCATTGGTTCCTATATTTACGACACTAACAATAAAAAATATTTAGATTTTGTTGCCGGCGTTTCTGCGTGTACACTTGGGCATCAGCATCCGAGAATTAATCAGGCCATAAAAGATCAGTTGGATAAATATTCGCATGTAATGGTTTATGGCGAATATTCACAAAGTCCAGCTGTTCAATATTGCAAATTATTAGCTTCTCTCCTACCCGAATCTCTAAATAAAACCTATTTAGTCAATTCCGGTACAGAAGCAATTGAAGGTGCGCTTAAATTGGCCAAACGAACAACAGGTCGCAGTCAGCTTATTTCGTGCCACAATGCGTATCACGGAAACACGATGGGCTCGATGAGTGTTATGGGATTTGAAGAGCGTAAACAAGCTTTTCGCCCATTACTTCCGGATGTAGATTTTATAACCTTCAACAACGAAGAAGATTTACAGAAAATAACAACCCGAACCGCAGCAATTCTTTTAGAAACCATTCAGGGCGGTGCCGGATTTATTCAGCCGGAAAACAACTTTTTACAGAAAGTTCGTAAACGCTGTGATGAAGTCGGAGCAATGATGATTGTCGATGAAATTCAGCCAGGTTTCGGTCGAACGGGAAAACTTTTCGGCTTTCAAAACTATGATGTCGTTCCGGATATTGTGGTAATGGGAAAAGGAATGGGAGGCGGAATGCCAGTGGGCGCATTCACCTCTTCTGCTGAAAAAATGGATCTTTTAACAGAAAACCCGAAGTTAGGTCACATCACCACTTTTGGAGGTCACCCTGTCATTGCGTCAGCTTGTTTAGCGACTTTGCAGGAATTAACTGAGACTAATTTAATACAAGAGACCTTAGAGAAAGAAAAACTCTTTAGATCGCTTTTGGTACATCCTTTGATAAAGGAAGTTAGAGGAAAAGGATTAATGCTTGCTGCGATGACTGAAACAGCTGAAATAACTAATCAGGTTATTTTAAATTGTCAGGATAAAGGATTGATTTTGTTCTGGCTGTTGTTTGAAGGTTGCGCTATACGAATAACACCGCCATTAACCATTTCTGAAGAAGAAATAAAAGAAGGTTGTGCCATAATATTAAACATTATGGATGAAATCATGAAAAAGAGTAAAAGCTAA
- a CDS encoding tetratricopeptide repeat protein translates to MQLSNEEEDYNLSLSKFESMLKTNKVLFFDSEEFEEIILHYLDIGKANLAKKALKLALDQHPKSTGLKLVQVEMLVYDDKLEIAEKLLNELYAIEPNNEEIYIQKANICSKRDQHEKAVELLKIALQYTDDYADVYNLIGMEYLFMDNLEMAKDSFIKCLEEDLEDQSALYNVVYCFEFLDQNQEAIVYLNDYINKNPYSEIAWHQLGRLHYGVKEYENAIRAFDYATLIDDEFLGAFMEKAKAHERLKKYHEAIESYNRTIELDDATSYALLRIGKCYEKLGNSVKALQYYNQTVHEDPLLDKGWIAITDFYVRQKNFQKALFFVNKALAIDNQNRLYWKRYATINKQMNFFEEAEFGYRKAVEFGDYALDTWLFWVDILQFLGEFESAIQTLLQASEYFPEENEIEYRLAGLYFMVQDNTKAKFHLSNGLRLNFDNYILIEDLFPVVWTKKMVKNYIEKHRKQ, encoded by the coding sequence ATGCAATTAAGCAACGAAGAAGAAGATTATAACCTATCCCTATCCAAATTTGAGTCAATGTTAAAAACTAACAAGGTACTCTTTTTTGACTCTGAAGAATTTGAAGAAATTATTCTTCATTATTTAGACATAGGTAAGGCTAATTTAGCAAAAAAGGCCTTAAAACTTGCATTAGACCAACACCCAAAATCTACAGGCTTAAAATTAGTACAAGTAGAAATGCTGGTTTACGACGACAAACTCGAGATCGCCGAAAAGCTCTTGAATGAGTTGTATGCAATCGAACCTAACAACGAGGAAATTTACATCCAGAAAGCTAATATTTGTTCTAAGAGAGATCAACACGAAAAAGCGGTAGAATTGCTTAAAATTGCCTTGCAATATACTGACGACTACGCCGACGTGTACAACCTGATTGGAATGGAATATCTTTTTATGGATAACCTTGAGATGGCAAAAGACAGTTTTATCAAATGTCTTGAAGAAGATTTAGAAGATCAGTCTGCCTTGTATAACGTGGTTTATTGTTTTGAATTTTTAGATCAAAATCAGGAAGCCATCGTTTATCTAAATGATTATATCAATAAAAACCCCTATAGTGAAATCGCCTGGCATCAGCTTGGTCGCCTGCATTATGGAGTAAAAGAATATGAAAATGCTATTCGTGCCTTTGATTATGCAACTTTAATTGATGACGAGTTTTTAGGTGCTTTCATGGAAAAAGCAAAAGCACATGAACGTTTGAAAAAATACCATGAAGCTATTGAAAGCTACAACAGAACCATCGAATTGGATGATGCAACTTCATACGCATTATTGCGTATTGGAAAATGTTATGAAAAATTAGGGAATTCCGTAAAAGCACTTCAATATTATAACCAAACCGTTCATGAAGATCCTCTTTTAGATAAGGGATGGATCGCGATTACCGACTTTTATGTTCGCCAAAAAAACTTTCAAAAAGCATTATTTTTTGTAAATAAAGCTTTGGCTATCGATAATCAAAATCGTTTGTATTGGAAACGTTATGCAACGATTAATAAGCAAATGAACTTTTTTGAGGAAGCTGAATTTGGATACAGAAAAGCGGTTGAATTTGGTGATTATGCATTGGATACGTGGTTGTTTTGGGTTGACATTTTACAGTTCTTAGGTGAATTTGAAAGTGCAATTCAAACTTTATTGCAAGCTTCAGAATATTTTCCGGAAGAAAACGAAATCGAATATCGTTTAGCCGGACTGTATTTTATGGTTCAGGATAACACAAAAGCAAAATTTCATTTAAGCAATGGTTTACGTTTAAACTTTGACAATTACATTTTGATCGAAGATTTATTTCCTGTGGTCTGGACAAAAAAAATGGTTAAAAATTATATTGAAAAACATAGAAAACAATAA
- a CDS encoding shikimate dehydrogenase: protein MIDILRRRFGLLGRNISYSFSKGYFTEKFSDEVFVGNSYENFDISEINHFAGLLKNNPDLKGLNVTIPYKEQVIPYLDKLSTKAKLIGAVNTIKFTKNGKLKGYNTDYYGFKKSLKPLLQPYHKKALILGTGGASKGVAFALDELDIPYTFVSREAKENIIDYDLINATTFDNFQIIINCTPVGTSPNIEACPDLPYEFFTDKHIAYDLIYNPAETQFMKNAKKYGAITKNGYDMLIFQAEKAWKIWNK from the coding sequence ATGATTGATATTTTAAGAAGGCGTTTTGGCTTATTGGGTCGTAATATAAGTTACTCTTTTTCAAAGGGATATTTTACGGAAAAATTTAGTGATGAAGTTTTTGTCGGTAACAGCTACGAAAATTTCGATATTTCTGAAATCAATCATTTTGCCGGATTGCTAAAAAACAATCCTGATTTAAAGGGTTTAAATGTCACCATTCCTTATAAAGAACAAGTAATTCCTTATTTGGATAAACTATCAACAAAAGCAAAATTAATTGGGGCTGTCAATACCATTAAGTTTACCAAAAATGGAAAACTTAAAGGTTACAATACTGATTATTATGGTTTTAAAAAATCATTAAAGCCATTATTACAACCATATCATAAAAAGGCACTTATTTTAGGAACTGGTGGCGCATCAAAAGGCGTTGCGTTTGCACTTGATGAACTTGATATTCCGTATACTTTTGTATCGAGAGAAGCAAAAGAAAATATCATTGATTATGACTTAATTAATGCCACAACTTTTGACAATTTCCAAATCATAATCAACTGTACCCCTGTTGGAACAAGTCCAAATATTGAAGCTTGTCCTGATTTGCCCTACGAATTCTTTACTGATAAACATATTGCATACGATTTAATATATAATCCGGCAGAAACGCAGTTTATGAAAAACGCCAAAAAATACGGAGCGATTACAAAAAACGGATATGACATGCTTATTTTTCAAGCGGAGAAAGCATGGAAAATATGGAATAAATAA